In a single window of the Myxococcus guangdongensis genome:
- a CDS encoding histidine kinase dimerization/phospho-acceptor domain-containing protein: MPIPLHVQAGAWSGRSVDPDVAAGVEQALVAVAERALCRGAQAGMELLLRETLRLTGASGAALFDGRVCVARVGTGIPLPMSGGGRLLKVWPERADGEVLGRLSAFGSTLLAARARESAANTRHMRLLAQRRELEREVARWEQRRSHAAHDLRTPLMVIKGYLDMMMKGIAGPVNTTAQRYLDRMMRAAQDQRALIDHRLGRGALTDLRPLLLAAFGPASRHAQRCTVTLVLPERPLLVKGARVEVETWMRAMSRGLASTRATAMELQVEAMEPTSCWRVLVTPRSGEAPPAKALTQMRELTRRLGGTLETPTDAAPRWVAQLPAELGPPGAAGTH; the protein is encoded by the coding sequence GTGCCCATACCTCTGCACGTGCAAGCGGGTGCTTGGAGTGGGCGGAGCGTCGACCCGGATGTCGCCGCGGGGGTGGAACAGGCGCTCGTGGCGGTGGCCGAGAGGGCACTGTGCCGCGGCGCCCAGGCGGGCATGGAGTTGTTGCTGCGCGAGACGCTCCGATTGACGGGGGCCTCCGGCGCGGCGCTCTTCGATGGACGTGTCTGTGTGGCGCGCGTGGGCACGGGCATTCCGCTGCCGATGTCCGGTGGTGGACGGCTGCTGAAGGTCTGGCCCGAGCGCGCGGACGGCGAGGTGCTCGGACGGTTGTCCGCCTTCGGGAGCACGCTGCTCGCGGCGCGTGCGCGGGAGTCGGCCGCGAACACACGTCATATGAGGCTGCTGGCCCAGCGCAGGGAACTGGAGCGTGAGGTGGCGCGGTGGGAGCAGCGCCGCTCACACGCGGCCCATGACCTGCGGACGCCCCTGATGGTCATCAAGGGCTACCTGGACATGATGATGAAGGGCATCGCGGGGCCGGTGAACACGACGGCGCAGCGCTATCTGGACCGGATGATGCGCGCCGCGCAGGACCAACGGGCGCTCATCGACCATCGACTGGGGCGTGGGGCACTCACGGACCTGCGGCCCCTGCTGCTCGCGGCCTTCGGTCCCGCGTCGCGACACGCGCAGCGGTGCACGGTAACGCTGGTGCTACCGGAGCGTCCCTTGCTGGTGAAGGGTGCCCGCGTCGAGGTGGAGACCTGGATGCGGGCGATGTCGCGAGGGCTCGCGTCCACGCGCGCCACTGCGATGGAGCTCCAGGTCGAGGCCATGGAGCCCACGAGCTGCTGGCGGGTGCTCGTGACGCCCCGGAGCGGAGAGGCGCCCCCGGCCAAGGCCCTCACGCAGATGCGGGAGCTGACGCGCCGGCTCGGAGGAACCCTGGAGACGCCGACCGACGCGGCGCCGCGCTGGGTCGCTCAACTTCCGGCGGAGCTCGGACCTCCCGGCGCCGCCGGCACCCACTGA
- a CDS encoding alginate lyase family protein — translation MGTLDYYAAIARLAPGALALSAVRRVQGVARQARYRRRERTDEVRLLSAFGVARADELAQKALDQRTSRAWCEVSQRESVLATLSSIPGARERATARAQAALRQEWDVFGTRVVFGEGKPVDWSLDVLSGHRYPLAPVERMPLLSKGNDPKYPWVMGRLDSVIALAQGFWVENAPRERSRLASAFVMQVLDFLQANPVGQGVQWSCAMEVALRAANLAQALAMFADAPEVRRAEFLVPLLGSLADHLSWVEAHLEDRGAVPNNHLVSNYVGLLVVGLLFPELPGASRQVALAVAGLCEQMSAQVHVEGTSFEGSIPYHRLSVELFTLALLVARGAGVALGTAYETRLKRMFHAVRAWSSETGLAPQIGDNDSGRVFPLRDRGDMEQGYLVGLGAALFGDAGLAGSELPDEAAWLLGHVGLERHQRLSPGTAPQSISFPEGGFHVLRGAGAVVTVSAGKQGQRGVGGHSHNDKLSFELHLGGRPVIVDPGTGSYTRDPAMRNAFRGTAAHNTVQVDGAEQSTLDPARLFALPEEAKARVVAFLPGTLVDRLRVRHDGYRLLPAPVGIERTFRLDRRERSLAGRDSFIGTGAHEVIGRFHLPDEQARRVTPDAQVLARAQRAAEEPLVFSRVAVELGPEGAPLAWILLEEGLESQVVPSRYSPGYGRVVPAVTVEFRGQVKPPTSLKWVVVFR, via the coding sequence ATGGGCACACTCGACTACTACGCGGCAATCGCCAGACTGGCTCCGGGGGCCTTGGCCCTCAGCGCGGTGCGGCGCGTGCAGGGCGTGGCACGGCAGGCACGATACCGACGGCGTGAGCGCACCGATGAGGTGCGGCTCTTGAGCGCGTTCGGCGTGGCCCGCGCGGACGAGCTGGCCCAGAAGGCGCTCGACCAGCGCACCTCTCGCGCCTGGTGCGAGGTTTCCCAGCGCGAGTCCGTGCTCGCCACGCTCTCCTCCATTCCAGGCGCCCGTGAGCGCGCCACCGCCCGCGCCCAGGCCGCGCTCCGTCAGGAGTGGGACGTCTTCGGCACGCGCGTCGTCTTCGGTGAAGGCAAGCCGGTGGACTGGTCGCTCGACGTGCTCAGCGGCCACCGTTATCCGCTGGCGCCGGTGGAGCGGATGCCGCTCCTGTCGAAGGGGAATGATCCGAAGTACCCCTGGGTGATGGGGCGGCTCGACAGCGTCATCGCGCTGGCGCAGGGCTTCTGGGTGGAGAACGCTCCGCGTGAGCGCTCGCGACTGGCCTCCGCCTTCGTGATGCAGGTGCTCGACTTCCTCCAGGCCAATCCGGTGGGGCAGGGCGTCCAGTGGTCCTGTGCCATGGAAGTGGCGCTGCGCGCGGCCAACCTGGCGCAGGCCCTGGCCATGTTCGCCGACGCGCCTGAGGTGCGCCGCGCGGAGTTCCTGGTGCCGCTGCTCGGCTCGCTCGCCGACCACCTGTCCTGGGTGGAGGCCCACCTCGAGGACCGGGGCGCGGTGCCCAACAACCACCTGGTCTCCAACTACGTGGGCCTGCTCGTCGTCGGCCTGCTGTTCCCGGAGCTGCCCGGCGCCTCGCGTCAGGTGGCGCTGGCGGTGGCGGGCCTGTGCGAGCAGATGTCCGCGCAGGTCCACGTCGAGGGCACCTCCTTCGAGGGCTCCATTCCCTACCACCGTCTCTCGGTGGAGCTGTTCACCCTGGCGCTGCTGGTGGCGCGGGGCGCGGGCGTGGCGCTGGGCACGGCCTACGAGACGCGGCTCAAGCGCATGTTCCACGCGGTGCGCGCGTGGTCCTCGGAGACGGGACTCGCGCCGCAGATTGGCGACAACGACTCCGGCCGCGTCTTCCCGCTGAGAGACCGCGGCGACATGGAGCAGGGCTATCTGGTGGGCCTGGGCGCGGCCCTCTTCGGAGACGCGGGCCTGGCGGGCAGCGAGCTCCCGGACGAGGCCGCGTGGCTGCTCGGGCACGTGGGCCTGGAGCGTCACCAGCGCCTGTCACCGGGCACGGCGCCGCAGTCCATCAGCTTCCCGGAGGGCGGCTTCCACGTGCTGCGCGGCGCGGGCGCCGTCGTCACCGTGAGCGCGGGCAAGCAGGGCCAGCGCGGGGTGGGCGGCCACAGCCACAACGACAAGCTCTCCTTCGAGCTGCACCTGGGCGGCCGTCCCGTCATCGTCGACCCGGGCACCGGCTCGTACACGCGCGACCCGGCGATGCGCAACGCGTTCCGCGGCACCGCCGCGCACAACACCGTGCAGGTGGATGGCGCGGAGCAGTCCACGTTGGACCCGGCCCGGCTGTTCGCGCTGCCCGAGGAAGCCAAAGCGCGCGTGGTGGCCTTCCTTCCTGGCACCCTCGTGGACAGATTGCGGGTCCGCCATGATGGTTACCGCCTGTTGCCGGCCCCGGTCGGCATCGAGCGCACGTTCCGGCTGGACCGGCGCGAGCGCTCACTGGCGGGGCGGGATTCCTTCATCGGCACCGGCGCTCACGAGGTCATTGGACGCTTTCATCTTCCCGATGAGCAGGCCCGGCGGGTGACGCCGGATGCGCAGGTGCTGGCACGGGCGCAGCGCGCGGCGGAGGAGCCGCTGGTGTTCTCGCGTGTCGCGGTGGAGCTGGGCCCGGAGGGGGCGCCGCTCGCATGGATTCTGCTGGAAGAGGGCCTGGAGTCGCAGGTGGTGCCCTCGCGCTACTCGCCCGGTTATGGGCGGGTGGTGCCCGCGGTGACGGTGGAGTTCCGGGGGCAGGTGAAGCCTCCGACGAGTTTGAAGTGGGTCGTGGTCTTCAGGTGA